The following are encoded together in the Pseudomonadota bacterium genome:
- a CDS encoding radical SAM protein, with the protein MLNKEKKKLAGLSYEMGPIRPPSEGGSNSLLIRVTRNCPWNRCTFCFGIAYEHEKFQLRSVDDVKTDIDTVGLICEEIRKISEETGRAGNINTLSAGAVFKRLPLNDNIQHSYFNVLNWLQSGARTAFLQDADTPVIPTQQLIEIILYLRNKFPSIERVTSYARAKTIYKKKDDELADLYKAGLTRLHIGLETGDDELLKKVQKGVTAEEHIIAGRKIKKAGMELSDYIMPGLGGRTMSVQHAKNTARVLNAIDPDFIRSRPFSPFPGTPMLDDYLSNKFELLSPHERLKEMKILITDLNVTGRVCFDHYRNSAYYNISGQLVHLFKQSYDGYKFPEEKETVLNLIEKGLDINEDKFLQPKDLIPMGII; encoded by the coding sequence ATGCTGAATAAAGAAAAGAAAAAACTTGCCGGGCTCTCATATGAGATGGGTCCGATACGTCCACCCAGCGAAGGTGGCAGTAATTCTCTTTTGATAAGAGTTACCAGAAACTGCCCGTGGAATCGATGTACATTTTGCTTTGGCATAGCATATGAGCATGAAAAATTTCAGTTGAGATCTGTAGATGATGTCAAAACCGATATAGATACGGTGGGACTTATCTGCGAAGAAATAAGAAAAATATCAGAAGAAACGGGCCGTGCCGGCAATATAAATACCCTGTCAGCGGGAGCTGTTTTTAAAAGACTGCCTCTTAACGATAATATTCAACATAGTTATTTCAATGTGCTAAACTGGCTGCAATCAGGTGCAAGAACAGCCTTTTTGCAGGATGCGGACACTCCGGTTATTCCCACGCAGCAACTGATCGAAATTATACTTTACTTAAGAAATAAATTTCCTTCTATTGAAAGAGTAACATCTTATGCAAGAGCAAAGACCATATACAAGAAAAAAGACGATGAGCTTGCCGATCTGTACAAAGCAGGGCTGACAAGATTGCATATAGGGCTTGAGACAGGTGATGATGAGCTGTTAAAAAAGGTACAAAAAGGTGTGACAGCAGAAGAACATATTATTGCCGGAAGAAAAATAAAGAAAGCCGGAATGGAACTTTCAGATTATATTATGCCGGGTCTTGGCGGAAGAACAATGTCTGTACAGCATGCCAAAAATACTGCAAGAGTATTGAATGCAATTGATCCTGATTTTATCAGATCAAGGCCTTTCAGCCCATTCCCGGGAACGCCTATGCTGGATGACTACCTAAGCAACAAGTTCGAGTTATTATCACCTCATGAACGTCTTAAAGAGATGAAAATACTTATAACAGACCTTAATGTAACCGGCAGAGTTTGCTTTGATCATTACAGAAATTCGGCATACTATAATATATCGGGGCAGCTTGTGCATCTTTTTAAACAAAGCTATGACGGATATAAATTCCCTGAAGAAAAAGAAACTGTTCTGAACTTAATAGAAAAAGGCCTTGATATAAATGAAGATAAATTTCTACAACCTAAGGATTTAATTCCTATGGGGATTATTTAG
- a CDS encoding HAMP domain-containing histidine kinase, whose translation MKPFSSLLTKILFWLFLNMAVIAGVLFVFFAFQFQMDLNAFFGRQTFDRMHVAGRLISYELSKTNRANWSDVLTRHSKINHVNFALVLEDGTQYLSKDMGIPSSVMKTVVDSLKPPPPPDDFQLSTKLSKNQEMQKQYKQEAKHVEKPRIMMRTQNPARYWARILVPIPIEHPHQHPPAMLIAVSDSITGNGFFFDPLPWIIAVASILFISILFWIPLVRNITRPIVRMTHTAEEITRGNFDVRIKEPRTDEIGRLASAINHMTSRLDAYMKGQKRFLGDVAHELGSPIARIQFGLGILEQRADEDNLKRVADVIEDVAHMSNLVNELLSFSRAETNPLRVKPIVVQLLPIIERVVQRESLSATKIIIDAGHQIKAIADPELLSRAIANVVRNSIRYAANTGPVLIKTERKEKKIVIELRDSGPGVPEDLLDQLFEPFYRIEPSRNRDSGGVGLGLAIVKTCIEACGGTVSARNLKPKGFAVTIILKANK comes from the coding sequence ATGAAACCATTTTCCTCTTTACTAACCAAAATACTTTTCTGGCTGTTTTTAAACATGGCGGTTATAGCAGGAGTTTTATTTGTGTTCTTTGCTTTCCAGTTTCAAATGGATCTTAATGCTTTTTTCGGACGGCAGACATTTGATCGGATGCATGTTGCCGGAAGGTTGATTTCATATGAGCTTAGTAAGACCAATCGGGCAAACTGGTCTGATGTACTTACCCGTCACAGTAAAATTAATCATGTGAATTTTGCTCTTGTACTTGAAGATGGAACTCAATATCTTTCAAAAGATATGGGTATCCCCAGCTCTGTAATGAAAACAGTTGTGGATTCTCTCAAGCCGCCGCCACCGCCGGATGACTTTCAGCTTTCCACTAAATTATCCAAAAATCAAGAAATGCAAAAGCAATACAAACAGGAAGCTAAGCATGTTGAAAAGCCCCGGATAATGATGCGCACCCAAAACCCTGCACGATACTGGGCGCGTATTCTGGTTCCGATTCCGATCGAGCATCCGCACCAGCACCCGCCTGCAATGCTTATTGCCGTATCCGATTCAATAACAGGAAACGGCTTTTTCTTTGATCCGCTTCCGTGGATAATTGCTGTTGCATCAATATTATTCATTTCGATTCTGTTCTGGATACCATTAGTGAGAAATATCACCAGGCCGATTGTAAGAATGACCCACACTGCTGAAGAAATCACAAGAGGAAATTTCGATGTAAGAATCAAAGAGCCGAGAACCGATGAAATCGGACGCCTGGCAAGCGCCATAAACCACATGACATCGCGTTTGGATGCTTATATGAAGGGCCAAAAGCGGTTTTTGGGGGATGTGGCCCACGAACTGGGGTCACCCATAGCCCGGATTCAGTTCGGATTGGGTATCCTTGAACAAAGAGCCGATGAAGATAATCTAAAGCGTGTGGCTGATGTAATCGAAGATGTTGCTCATATGTCAAATCTTGTAAATGAATTGCTTTCATTTTCAAGGGCTGAAACAAACCCGTTACGAGTTAAACCCATAGTCGTACAATTACTTCCCATAATCGAGCGTGTAGTGCAACGTGAGAGCCTTTCAGCAACTAAGATCATTATTGATGCCGGACATCAGATTAAAGCTATTGCAGATCCTGAACTTTTAAGCAGAGCCATTGCCAATGTTGTTAGGAACTCGATAAGATATGCAGCGAACACCGGGCCGGTTCTGATCAAAACTGAAAGAAAAGAAAAGAAAATAGTAATTGAACTCAGGGATTCAGGACCCGGAGTTCCCGAAGATTTATTGGATCAGCTATTTGAGCCTTTCTACCGTATAGAGCCCTCCCGCAACCGGGATTCGGGCGGTGTCGGCCTTGGGCTGGCCATTGTAAAAACATGCATTGAAGCTTGCGGTGGTACCGTATCCGCACGAAACCTTAAGCCCAAAGGATTTGCAGTAACAATTATACTGAAAGCAAATAAATAG
- a CDS encoding response regulator transcription factor, which produces MLSGNLPFRLKILIVDDDKKLCRLVKDYLEPMGYDLSLAHTGTEGLTKALTGNFHVVILDVMMPEMDGFEVLKKLRKESDIPVLMLTARGDETDRIVGLEIGADDYLPKTFSSRELLARIRAVTRRYYKSEQPAMVSSGSNTLISGVLVISQKSRMVRLGAKTLSLTPIEFDLLVCLVKASGRILSRDQLLDAVSGRSYEVFDRSIDVHISSLRHKLGDNSRKPKFIKTVRSAGYMFRSPDSQKL; this is translated from the coding sequence ATGCTTTCAGGCAATTTACCATTCAGGCTTAAGATCCTGATTGTAGATGACGACAAAAAATTGTGCCGGCTGGTCAAAGACTATCTGGAACCTATGGGCTATGATTTATCTTTGGCACATACCGGAACGGAGGGATTGACAAAAGCCCTGACCGGTAATTTTCACGTAGTGATTCTTGATGTCATGATGCCGGAGATGGACGGTTTTGAAGTATTAAAAAAACTGCGGAAGGAATCCGATATACCTGTATTAATGCTGACTGCAAGAGGGGATGAGACAGACAGGATTGTAGGTCTCGAAATAGGCGCCGATGATTATCTTCCGAAAACTTTTTCCTCAAGAGAGCTTCTGGCACGCATCCGGGCCGTAACCCGTCGGTATTATAAATCCGAACAACCGGCAATGGTCTCATCGGGCAGTAACACACTGATATCGGGCGTTCTTGTAATCAGCCAAAAATCACGCATGGTTCGGTTGGGAGCAAAGACACTGTCCCTGACTCCTATCGAATTCGATCTTCTGGTGTGCCTGGTCAAAGCATCCGGGCGAATATTAAGCCGTGATCAGCTTTTGGACGCCGTTTCCGGCCGAAGCTACGAAGTGTTTGATCGCTCAATAGATGTACATATTTCCTCACTTAGGCATAAGTTGGGGGACAATAGCCGCAAACCCAAATTCATTAAAACCGTTCGATCGGCCGGGTATATGTTCAGATCCCCGGATAGTCAAAAGCTATGA
- a CDS encoding tetratricopeptide repeat protein encodes MNRFYLIFILAVIAIITTFGYHLSNSDRVIFRTGENHFSKKEFNQAIHSYEQLYHAGQNDPTVYRHLGASYLATGKFDKAIPVFEKMIKLGFTERELLINLSSLYITKKQYDSAIDVLTMLLSVNHEDRTAHINLARIYTWKGNFDKAIFEYRTALGENQ; translated from the coding sequence ATGAATAGATTTTATTTAATATTCATTTTGGCTGTAATAGCCATTATCACTACATTTGGATATCATCTTTCCAACTCGGACCGGGTAATATTTCGAACCGGCGAAAATCATTTTTCTAAAAAAGAATTCAATCAGGCTATTCATTCATACGAACAATTATACCATGCAGGACAAAATGATCCAACGGTATATAGGCATCTTGGGGCATCCTATCTGGCAACCGGCAAATTCGACAAAGCCATTCCTGTTTTTGAAAAAATGATAAAACTGGGATTTACGGAGCGGGAACTGCTTATAAATTTATCTTCTCTTTATATAACAAAAAAACAGTACGATTCGGCAATAGATGTGCTGACCATGCTTCTTTCGGTAAACCATGAAGACCGCACAGCACACATCAATTTGGCCAGAATATATACATGGAAAGGCAATTTTGATAAAGCCATATTCGAATACCGGACTGCTCTTGGAGAAAACCAATGA
- a CDS encoding efflux RND transporter periplasmic adaptor subunit, translating to MKKKENTDAQHNDDISKLLGMDSPKKSAGRLKRRIILILAVLLIAFVTFKWSKNNGSQNVSYKTQTVQRGDITITVNATGTLEPTNQVDVGSELSGIIKTVAVDYNDRVKVGQALARLDTAKLEAAVLQYKAALESANAKVMQAKATVTETGSKLSQLQRAWQLSNKKVPSQSDLDAGEAAFERAKADEASARAAVSQARATLEANQTDLSKAVIRSPINGIVLTRSVDPGQTVAASLQAPVLFTLAEDLTQMELHVDVDEADVSQVKKGQGATFTVDAYPDQTFPALISQVRYGATTTDGVVTYETVLKVDNSEILLRPGMTATADITVKKIENAILLPNAALRFTPPVTESENSEDELSGSGGIVSKLLPRPPHPKSSSNQIASQKSNRKEQKVWMINDSRLVSVSVTIGATDGTMTQVVSGDLEPGTVLVVDTINISK from the coding sequence ATGAAAAAAAAAGAAAACACAGATGCCCAACATAATGATGATATTTCCAAACTTTTGGGGATGGACTCTCCTAAGAAGAGTGCCGGACGATTGAAACGCAGGATTATCCTGATACTTGCAGTACTGTTAATAGCTTTTGTTACGTTCAAATGGAGTAAAAATAATGGATCTCAAAATGTATCCTATAAAACGCAAACAGTACAACGCGGAGATATTACCATTACCGTCAATGCCACCGGGACTCTTGAACCGACCAACCAGGTTGATGTGGGCAGCGAGTTATCCGGGATTATCAAGACCGTTGCGGTCGATTATAATGATCGGGTCAAAGTAGGCCAGGCACTGGCACGGCTTGATACTGCCAAGCTTGAAGCTGCGGTTTTGCAATACAAAGCAGCCCTTGAATCTGCAAATGCAAAGGTAATGCAGGCAAAAGCGACTGTCACTGAAACCGGCAGCAAACTCTCGCAACTTCAAAGAGCATGGCAATTGAGCAATAAAAAGGTGCCTTCACAGTCTGATCTTGATGCCGGAGAGGCAGCATTCGAGCGTGCCAAGGCAGATGAAGCAAGTGCCAGGGCAGCGGTTTCCCAGGCAAGGGCAACGCTTGAAGCCAATCAAACAGACTTATCAAAAGCGGTTATCCGCTCTCCGATCAACGGTATAGTTCTCACTCGTAGTGTGGATCCGGGTCAGACCGTTGCAGCATCACTTCAGGCCCCGGTGCTTTTCACTCTGGCCGAGGACTTGACTCAAATGGAATTACATGTGGATGTTGATGAAGCCGATGTGAGCCAGGTGAAAAAAGGTCAGGGTGCCACGTTTACTGTGGATGCTTACCCGGACCAAACTTTTCCGGCCCTTATCAGTCAGGTTCGTTATGGTGCTACGACCACAGATGGCGTAGTAACCTATGAGACTGTACTGAAGGTGGATAACTCCGAAATATTACTACGGCCCGGTATGACGGCTACTGCGGATATAACTGTCAAGAAGATCGAAAATGCGATTCTGTTGCCGAATGCGGCTTTGCGTTTTACTCCGCCGGTAACGGAATCTGAAAACAGTGAAGATGAATTATCCGGCTCGGGAGGGATTGTCAGCAAGCTGCTTCCAAGACCGCCACACCCGAAATCATCATCGAATCAGATCGCAAGTCAAAAATCCAACAGGAAAGAGCAAAAAGTCTGGATGATAAATGACAGCCGTCTTGTTTCCGTTTCCGTCACAATCGGCGCAACCGATGGAACCATGACGCAGGTGGTATCAGGTGATCTTGAACCGGGAACGGTGCTTGTTGTTGATACAATAAATATAAGTAAATGA
- a CDS encoding efflux transporter outer membrane subunit translates to MIKTTKNKNKTFNRIKISRTRDYLFSGFFELLLVLFMLTDLFGCASVGPDYVRQELEVSGKWHTDLKNGLTAKKADTRTLAEWWNTFNDPVLSDLILCAVKGNLDLKEARARVREARANRGISRSALFPVINSSGKATKTRSSGNSGSGTEGELYALGFDAGWELDVFGGVRRSIEVAEAELQSTDADLRNVIISLLAEVALNYVDARSYQTRMVLTDSNIKTQEETYKLVQLRFQAGLSDDLELQQAWYNLANTRSQMPTLRTGFREANNRLAVLLGEQPGAVLKQLEVTKPIPVVPLEVAVSIPADALRHRPDVYQAERNLAAQTAKIGVATAELYPKLSLAGSIGLDALSTGNLFSKGSRTYSIGPEVTWTIFDAGAIRRNIDIQSALQEQKLFQYESVILTALEEVENALVAFDQEQVSRESLKEAAQAAREAAHLSQVKFNAGLMGFSDVLETQRSLLSFEDQLAQSENAVASDLIRLYKALGGGWTSNALGITKEDKKEPE, encoded by the coding sequence ATGATCAAAACTACCAAAAATAAAAACAAAACTTTTAACAGGATAAAAATCAGCAGGACAAGAGATTATTTGTTTTCCGGGTTTTTTGAGTTGCTATTGGTGCTGTTTATGCTGACAGATCTTTTTGGGTGTGCATCCGTGGGCCCTGATTATGTTCGGCAAGAGTTGGAAGTATCCGGCAAGTGGCATACGGATCTTAAAAACGGCCTTACTGCTAAAAAGGCAGACACCCGGACACTGGCTGAGTGGTGGAATACTTTTAATGATCCTGTCCTTTCGGATCTGATTTTATGCGCAGTCAAGGGCAATCTTGATCTAAAGGAAGCACGGGCAAGGGTGCGCGAAGCGCGTGCCAACAGGGGTATAAGCCGGTCAGCCCTCTTTCCTGTCATTAATTCTTCTGGCAAAGCAACCAAAACCCGCAGCAGCGGAAACAGCGGCTCGGGCACCGAGGGCGAACTTTATGCTCTGGGTTTCGATGCCGGCTGGGAGTTGGATGTCTTTGGCGGTGTCAGGCGTTCAATTGAGGTTGCCGAAGCTGAGCTGCAATCCACCGATGCGGATTTGCGCAATGTTATCATTTCTTTACTGGCTGAAGTTGCTCTTAACTATGTAGATGCCCGCAGCTACCAGACCCGAATGGTGCTAACGGATTCCAACATCAAAACCCAGGAAGAAACTTACAAATTGGTTCAATTACGATTTCAGGCAGGCCTAAGCGATGACCTGGAGCTGCAACAGGCTTGGTACAATCTGGCTAACACCCGTTCTCAGATGCCCACCCTGCGAACAGGTTTCAGGGAGGCAAATAATCGTTTGGCCGTCTTACTGGGTGAACAACCCGGAGCAGTACTTAAGCAACTTGAAGTTACAAAGCCGATTCCGGTTGTGCCGCTTGAAGTGGCTGTAAGCATACCGGCAGATGCTTTACGCCACAGACCGGACGTGTATCAGGCAGAGCGCAACTTAGCTGCGCAGACAGCTAAAATCGGCGTAGCCACGGCAGAGCTTTATCCAAAACTCAGCTTGGCCGGCTCGATCGGCCTTGATGCCTTATCTACCGGAAACCTATTTTCAAAAGGCAGTAGAACTTACAGCATCGGTCCTGAAGTTACCTGGACAATTTTTGATGCCGGTGCTATCCGCCGGAACATAGATATTCAGTCGGCGCTTCAGGAGCAAAAATTATTTCAGTACGAATCTGTGATTCTCACAGCTCTGGAAGAAGTGGAAAATGCCCTTGTTGCGTTTGACCAGGAGCAAGTGTCAAGAGAGTCATTAAAAGAAGCTGCTCAAGCTGCACGAGAGGCTGCCCATCTATCACAGGTCAAGTTCAATGCCGGATTGATGGGGTTTAGCGATGTATTGGAAACTCAGCGTTCCCTGCTTTCTTTTGAGGATCAGTTGGCACAAAGCGAGAATGCCGTTGCCTCCGATTTAATACGTTTATATAAAGCCCTCGGAGGTGGGTGGACATCAAACGCTCTTGGCATTACCAAAGAAGATAAGAAAGAACCGGAATGA
- a CDS encoding ABC transporter ATP-binding protein produces MENSNPKSSESMIELQAVSKVYGTGSAAMYALRGISLRIDSGEFVAVMGPSGSGKSTCMNILGCLDLPSAGTYCFKGIKVEKLTRDQRAVLRRSYLGFVFQGFNLLNRTSARENVELPLIYRGIPVSVRRMQALEALDAVGLKGWELHTPAELSGGQQQRVAIARAIVTKPQILLADEPTGNLDSARSREVMELLTRFNRERGITIIMVTHETDMARYAGRQVHFIDGYIDNGHQQGEEA; encoded by the coding sequence ATGGAAAATTCCAACCCGAAAAGCAGTGAGTCCATGATCGAATTGCAGGCAGTATCCAAGGTATATGGAACAGGCAGTGCCGCAATGTATGCCTTAAGGGGTATTTCTCTGCGAATTGATTCAGGAGAGTTTGTAGCTGTGATGGGGCCAAGCGGGTCAGGTAAATCCACCTGTATGAATATATTGGGCTGTCTGGATCTTCCGAGTGCCGGTACTTATTGTTTTAAAGGCATTAAGGTTGAAAAGCTGACCCGTGATCAGCGTGCTGTACTGCGTCGCAGTTATCTGGGATTTGTATTTCAGGGTTTTAATCTTTTAAATCGCACATCGGCCAGGGAAAATGTGGAATTGCCGCTGATCTATCGTGGTATCCCGGTTTCCGTTCGGCGGATGCAAGCATTGGAAGCGCTTGATGCCGTGGGGCTTAAGGGATGGGAATTGCATACTCCGGCTGAGCTGTCCGGAGGGCAACAACAGCGTGTTGCCATTGCCCGCGCAATTGTTACAAAGCCGCAGATATTACTTGCAGATGAGCCGACAGGGAATCTGGATTCGGCTCGCAGCAGAGAAGTTATGGAGCTTCTGACACGCTTTAACCGTGAAAGAGGTATTACCATTATCATGGTAACCCATGAAACGGATATGGCAAGATATGCCGGACGTCAGGTTCATTTTATTGACGGATATATCGACAATGGTCATCAGCAGGGAGAAGAAGCTTAA
- a CDS encoding tetratricopeptide repeat protein, which produces MKKALNYMFFNKIIISVIVILFIGTISWGKNQTPQEINKYSNMDEALEFIPDWQARWELARVLSYVKRYNESIAEYRKVLKEKPDLYEARSELANVLVWHGKQDEAIKELHLIPIDKTDDKTQLLIADLLVQQKDYKKAGYLYRSYLKKNPHDHKARIKLARILSWTKQYQESLDEYKIILADIPNDIQVRRQYAFVLVWAGKPEDAADELRKTLK; this is translated from the coding sequence ATGAAAAAAGCTTTAAATTATATGTTTTTTAACAAAATTATTATTTCCGTTATTGTAATACTATTTATTGGCACCATATCATGGGGCAAAAACCAGACCCCGCAGGAAATAAATAAATATTCAAACATGGATGAAGCGCTGGAATTTATTCCTGACTGGCAGGCACGATGGGAACTGGCACGGGTACTAAGCTATGTCAAACGCTACAATGAATCCATTGCGGAATACAGAAAAGTACTTAAGGAAAAACCTGATCTTTATGAGGCCCGGTCAGAGCTCGCAAACGTTCTCGTTTGGCATGGAAAACAAGACGAAGCAATTAAAGAACTTCATCTTATTCCTATCGACAAAACTGATGACAAGACTCAGCTTCTAATCGCCGATCTGCTTGTGCAACAGAAAGATTATAAAAAGGCTGGATATCTTTATCGAAGTTATCTAAAAAAAAATCCCCATGATCATAAAGCAAGAATCAAACTTGCCAGAATACTTAGCTGGACAAAACAGTACCAGGAATCACTTGATGAATATAAAATAATACTGGCTGACATTCCAAACGACATTCAGGTAAGAAGACAATATGCCTTTGTTCTTGTTTGGGCCGGCAAACCCGAGGATGCGGCGGACGAACTCAGGAAAACACTTAAATGA